One Formosa sp. Hel3_A1_48 genomic window, AAAAATAATTGCTCAGGCACACATAATTTTTTGTTAAAGCAGCCAAAAGCAAATAATCAATCACAAAATACTTACTTTTGTAAAGGAAAACAAAGAAAAAATGCCAAAAAAACCACTTATTTTAGTAACCAATGACGATGGAATTACAGCACCTGGAATAAGAACCTTGATCAAAGTAATGAATAGCATTGGTGATGTGGTTGTGGTTGCCCCAGATAGTCCTCAAAGTGGTATGGGCCATGCCATTACCATCAATGACACGCTATACTGTAAAGAAGAACACATAGACGAGGGTCCTCAAAAAGAATACAGCACGTCTGGTACGCCAGCTGATTGTGTAAAACTAGCAGTACATGAGCTTTTAGGTCGCCAACCAGACCTTTGTGTTTCAGGAATTAACCATGGCTCCAATTCATCAATAAATGTAATTTATTCAGGAACCATGAGTGCCGCGATTGAAGCGGGTATGGAAGGAATTCCAGCTGTAGGGTTTTCTTTACTCAACTACAATTGGGATGCTGATTTTGAGGCAACAGAAACTTATATCAAAAAAATATGCTTGACTGTTTTAAATAATGGCCTTCAAAAAGGAGTAGTACTCAATGTCAATTTCCCAAGTTTAGAAAAAGAAAAAATTAAAGGGATAAAAATCTGTCGTCAAGCTAACGCAAATTGGGTTGAAAAATTTGACAAACGCAAAAGCCCAATGGGCAGAGATTATTATTGGCTGACAGGGGAATTCATCAATCAAGATAAAGGAGAAGAAACCGATGAATGGGCTTTAAAACAAGGCTATGTTTCAATCGTACCCACTCAGTTTGATTTAACAGCGCATCACTACATACAAGAACTGAATAATTGGAATCTAAATGAATAAGACTCAGATATTAAAAGGATTTGTAACTGGAATTTTAGCCAACAGCCTTGGCCTTTTTATTGTAGGGTTTGCTATGAGTAAATCGTCTGGACGTAACGATGGAATCATGCAGGTTTTGGAGGCTGCCCATTCGGAAAATTTTCTTGGTAAACTCATCAGTCTTGGGGCCATACTAAATTTATTGTGTTTTTTTTATTTTATTAAAAAGAGAAAAGATGCCGGTGCTGCTGGTGTTTTAGTAGCTACCATAATTATTGCCATCATCACATTTATCATTAAGCTTTAAAAATGAAGTACTATATCATAGCAGGAGAAGCGTCGGGCGATTTACATGGTGCTAACCTCATCAAAGCCTTGAAAAAAGAAGACCCCAATGGAGAATTTCGCGCATGGGGTGGCGATTTGATGCATGGTGCTGGTGCTAAGCTTGTTAAACATTACAAAGATTTGGCGTTTATGGGCTTTTTGGAAGTGGTGATGAACTTACGCACAATTTTTAAAAATATAAGCTTTTGCAAAA contains:
- the surE gene encoding 5'/3'-nucleotidase SurE, producing MPKKPLILVTNDDGITAPGIRTLIKVMNSIGDVVVVAPDSPQSGMGHAITINDTLYCKEEHIDEGPQKEYSTSGTPADCVKLAVHELLGRQPDLCVSGINHGSNSSINVIYSGTMSAAIEAGMEGIPAVGFSLLNYNWDADFEATETYIKKICLTVLNNGLQKGVVLNVNFPSLEKEKIKGIKICRQANANWVEKFDKRKSPMGRDYYWLTGEFINQDKGEETDEWALKQGYVSIVPTQFDLTAHHYIQELNNWNLNE